One window of the Pseudomonas sihuiensis genome contains the following:
- the cueR gene encoding Cu(I)-responsive transcriptional regulator — MNIGQAAKHTGLSAKMIRYYESIDLLPHAGRSESGYRQYSASDLHRLAFIKRARDLGFSLEEVGKLLALWQDKQRASANVKALAEEHIATLSRKIAEMSALRDTLVELANSCQGDSRPDCPILQGLEEGVSCGAAGCSSHRQL, encoded by the coding sequence ATGAACATCGGCCAAGCCGCCAAACACACCGGCCTCAGTGCCAAGATGATTCGCTACTACGAGTCCATCGACCTGCTGCCCCATGCCGGGCGGTCGGAGAGTGGTTATCGGCAGTACAGTGCATCGGACCTGCACCGCCTGGCCTTTATCAAGCGGGCGCGGGATCTAGGGTTTTCTCTGGAAGAAGTCGGCAAGCTGCTGGCACTGTGGCAGGACAAGCAGCGCGCCAGTGCCAATGTGAAGGCGCTGGCCGAGGAGCATATCGCCACGCTTTCACGCAAGATCGCCGAGATGAGCGCCTTGCGCGATACGCTGGTGGAGCTGGCGAACAGTTGCCAGGGCGATAGCCGGCCGGATTGTCCGATTCTGCAGGGCCTGGAGGAAGGAGTGAGTTGCGGCGCGGCGGGATGTTCGTCGCACCGTCAGCTGTAG
- a CDS encoding lipase family protein, translated as MEVRDFVEAKEHLPDADSDWWPRPSTVLKQNAGLAAERTGVALAPNLHHLLEVKALRAYSPLLSHDKAFCALNAYHLAVMSTFVYAPFGKAKQPKERYVSTAPPYTLQGSIGHVLREQLARLARPTLFNTASYHLLCEEVPYSKRLEVMPHDPERYKAEAENGWNNPEDVHFLYDEKTETQAFITHNDKVLLISVRGTQETPDILRDLDARQVPYAEGVGQAHRGFYGAFQAAKVFVERYMEAFYTDEQTVIVCGHSLGGAIALLLAEWLRTNWSQNIQLYTFGAPRAGDRAFVQAAAALPHHRLVNHNDPVPAVPFTWMDAEWKLASAGTVALFSSPLLGIALLLGGLLNLKGDPYEHHGEQRHFVPRKPGAGSETAILWQPGCAILDERACASYTGAVDLQGDMPKRMSLVNQAFSAAEHSSDGGYSRAMLTTLLRWHAGVENREGALFSPAEIQDIHNLIQRAEEQLASWQPRSFVEFRHEIRKRHDTRFYNKSDLQLRQMYNEGITLARTLGRQQREALERAKMRLLNQAERPLTAQDVFGDLIEREDLHELVAQWRSLDENREAEQLAKISSPPARQYA; from the coding sequence GTGGAGGTCAGGGACTTCGTCGAGGCCAAGGAGCATCTGCCGGATGCCGACAGTGACTGGTGGCCACGCCCATCCACCGTGCTCAAGCAGAACGCTGGCCTGGCCGCCGAACGCACCGGCGTGGCACTGGCGCCCAACCTGCACCACCTGCTCGAAGTCAAGGCGCTGCGCGCCTACAGCCCGCTGCTGTCGCACGACAAGGCCTTCTGCGCGCTGAACGCCTATCACCTGGCGGTGATGAGCACCTTCGTCTACGCCCCCTTCGGCAAGGCCAAGCAGCCGAAGGAGCGCTATGTGTCGACAGCCCCGCCCTATACCCTCCAGGGCAGCATCGGCCATGTACTGCGCGAGCAGCTTGCACGCCTGGCCAGGCCCACGCTTTTCAATACCGCCAGCTACCACCTGCTCTGCGAGGAAGTACCCTACTCCAAGCGCCTGGAGGTCATGCCCCACGACCCCGAACGCTACAAGGCCGAAGCGGAAAATGGCTGGAACAACCCGGAGGACGTGCACTTTCTCTATGACGAGAAGACCGAGACGCAGGCCTTCATCACCCACAACGACAAGGTGCTGCTGATCTCGGTACGCGGCACCCAGGAAACCCCGGATATCCTGCGCGACCTGGATGCCCGCCAGGTGCCCTACGCCGAAGGGGTCGGCCAGGCTCACCGGGGGTTTTACGGCGCCTTCCAGGCGGCCAAGGTATTCGTCGAGCGCTATATGGAGGCGTTCTATACGGATGAACAGACCGTAATCGTTTGCGGACACAGTCTTGGCGGAGCCATCGCTCTGCTTTTAGCTGAGTGGCTAAGAACGAACTGGTCTCAGAATATCCAGCTCTACACCTTCGGCGCCCCTCGCGCAGGCGACCGCGCCTTCGTCCAGGCCGCCGCAGCCCTGCCGCATCATCGCTTGGTCAACCATAACGACCCGGTGCCCGCCGTGCCCTTCACCTGGATGGACGCCGAGTGGAAATTGGCCAGTGCAGGCACCGTGGCGCTGTTCAGCTCTCCGCTGCTGGGTATCGCACTGCTGTTGGGTGGCCTGCTCAATTTGAAGGGCGACCCTTACGAGCACCACGGCGAGCAACGCCACTTCGTGCCGCGCAAACCGGGGGCCGGAAGCGAGACAGCCATTCTCTGGCAACCCGGCTGCGCAATTCTCGATGAGCGGGCCTGTGCAAGCTATACCGGAGCCGTCGATCTGCAGGGCGACATGCCAAAGCGCATGTCGCTGGTGAACCAGGCATTCTCCGCCGCGGAACACTCCAGCGACGGCGGTTACAGCCGCGCCATGCTCACCACCCTGCTGCGCTGGCATGCCGGCGTGGAAAATCGCGAAGGTGCGCTGTTCTCTCCCGCCGAGATTCAGGACATCCACAACCTGATTCAGCGTGCCGAAGAACAATTGGCTAGCTGGCAACCACGCAGCTTCGTCGAATTCCGCCATGAAATCAGAAAGCGTCACGACACGCGCTTCTACAACAAATCCGATCTGCAGCTGAGGCAGATGTATAACGAGGGCATCACCCTGGCGCGAACCCTGGGCCGGCAACAGCGTGAAGCACTGGAGCGTGCCAAGATGCGCCTGCTAAACCAGGCAGAACGACCGCTGACCGCCCAAGACGTTTTTGGCGACTTGATCGAGAGAGAGGATCTGCATGAGCTGGTAGCTCAATGGCGCTCCCTGGATGAGAACCGAGAGGCAGAACAGCTGGCCAAAATTTCCAGCCCTCCAGCTCGCCAGTACGCATGA